From the genome of Capsicum annuum cultivar UCD-10X-F1 chromosome 4, UCD10Xv1.1, whole genome shotgun sequence:
AAACAAGAATTGACTACTAATACCCACACGTGCAACCTTACTTTATTTCcatttcttttccaaaattagtCTTACTTTAGTATTTAAATAAATTCAGAGTTTACACTTTTTCAGCAACCCACATTACATacaaaacaaaagaggaaaacatACAAGATATGTGCATTAAGGATATAAACTAATAACATGCattaaaagagaaattttgtttCAAGGAACAGATAAAGGTGTCAAagcaaatataaaaataaatattccaatAAATAAAGGTTTCAAAGGAAAACTTCTCCATAATGCTCATTTAATGAGTAAACAATTTTCGATACTTCAACAAAAatattaggggtcgtttggtagagtgtataagaataatgtaaaatatagtgtattaataatgcatgtattagttatacatgtattattttttatatattgtttgatttaatgtataagaaataatatatcttacataaaatctataaaagaaatgtttgtttacaaaattatccttctttgattttatacatttttttgcaacaaaatttttttatcatctcaaacataattagtattattgaactagtatatagaggtttcggattaattgcaagacctgcGCATGAAATATTTCGCCAACGAATTAACAtagtcaaaacaaaaataaaatataagacgtaaaattaagaaatattctcattttttaaaaatttttttaaagacactcgaagcaaaacaaaaatatgttacaattatttaaatcaactatttaTTGTTGTAcattaaaatggtgggaaaagaaattgtgaaatattttgaaaagatccaCTATTACAAATCAAAATGACGGGAAATAGAATGGTGAAATAGTTTTAGAgaaaaattgaggggtattaaggtcatttaataagtcaATGGATGTGTTTAAAGacattgtattactaatacataggaaatggaGTGTATTAtatacaatagagtgtataactaatgcttgcattagttatacataggcaaaaaattatatcaaacaaggtactagtagtacacattaactaatgcatacattatatttttcaatacactctaccaaacgacccgtAAGAGTACTCCACTAGTACTAATCTTTTACTTTTAAGTTTGTTTAGGATAATTATTTCTTAATATTAATGTATTCAGTATTCATCATACTTGAAgattccaatttttttttctatcatgACAAGTTTATATAGCATTATAAAATATGCAAAAGTCATATAATCACACAACTTTATGTCCTTGTTCAAGATTATAAAGTTCAGAATTTGTTTCTAGATTTAGTGCCTTATTAAACTATACcatgtaaattaaattattttgttctGAAAATACCAAGTTAAAGTGTATAactaaaactatcaaaattaaaAGGCTCTCAAATCAAATGCTCTTGTAAGTTTACTTATTCTCTATTAAAGTTTTCTAGTGGGTGTTGATGTATAATGTTGAATACATTGataattctttaaatttattagtgaattttagtttttgtttgaattataacctctttcaagtaAGCATCTCAacacataataaaatatttttattagttctaATCGTATTTCTTAAAAAGTTTTTGCGTGTGTTTAtaaatttctattatatagataaattaatgagataaaaTATGTCTCATTCTTTAGTTATACTCATCAatattaattgaaacataaatgacatttactttttttttgagtcaagacatatcaaatatttttttattccgTAAAAATAAAAGCGAAATCTATACACATTTATTCTCTTTAAACCTCATGTATAAAATTAAGttagatatattattattattattgttcaacCATGCTTTAATAagtatttaaattaaattcactAATTTATTTTAAGGGTTGTTAGTGTTAATATATTTTGCCATATATAAAAACAAGGAcatttaaatttatgttatctTTTTATAATACTTCCTATATTAAATTTGTTTGGTCTATTTTGACCTGacataaagttttaaaaagtaaagataatttttaaattttgtaaccttaaattaaagatataacaAAATGTTTATAGtattgtggtcttaaacatgatGTGCTATATGAAAAAGTAAAGTtagaaaatcattaaaaaatgaaagtcataataactaaaaTTGTCCTCTAATTTAACTTCAACTTGCATCTATATACTCCAACTTTGTATGTGCAtaattagaaatttaaatttgtatagaaaattgaattagtagACACATTCATTCTACTTGACATAATACACTCTGAGCATCAGCAATATTGACACATAGGATAAACGTATTTATTTATGATCAGTTTAACATAAGTTCAGTGTTTATTTACGATCAAATTGAAGAACGTAAATATCAGATgaagttaaattaaaaaatataattatatattatattaaaattaaaatagatcattAGAAAAAGGTGTCAAAAGTTGAGAGGAGTCAAAGGTAAGTGTTGAAGCCGTTACTTAATAGAGTTTTAAGTTTAGGGGCAAACGGGCAAAGCACCGTTTCGGGCAGCTTGACACGCCCAAAAAGAGAAGGATGAGTAATTTCTCTCACTtacttttttcttctctctctacaCACAATGCAACAACTCACAGtccagagagagagagagagagagaaggtaGTACAAATATGTGAAAAGTTTGTAACAGATAAACAAAAAGGGATGCATTACAAGAAGGAGAagaactaaactgaactgaaaaaAGCACAAAAAGAGTTGTATTAGAGTAAAGGGGTaccaaaatcttgaaaatagaagtgtaaaaatttgatcttttttttttgtgggtaGTGTGAATGAGATTGATTATTGGGTTTTGAGCTTTGTGGGGGtgtttattttttggtttggtaatgagggttagggttttcttgattttttgagtAAATGCTGGATTTTTTGAGTTTGGTTTACTTGGATCTAGGAGGTTTTTTCAGTGAGCTAGCTTCTTGATTtgtaaacacacacacacacacacacacacacacacatatatatatatgtttgtgtattTGATGGTGAAGGTGATGGAGAAGGAGGCGTTGGTGTCATTGTTGGTGTGGCTAATCCTGATTGTACATCCTTTTAAGCTCATTTGTGGTAATATGGAAGGTTTGTGCTTCTTCTTGCGGCCCCATTATCCTTTTTAAGCTAATTTTTAGGTCTACAAGCTTCaaatgtttgaaatttttggtATAGAAAATGAGTAGTTGCTTGAAAGTGAAATGAGGATGTGCAAGATTgggttttaaaattttagtaataATAAGGGTAAGTAAGATGTGCAATGAGCTTCCTACATTGTTACAGTGGCAATCAGTTTAGTTTTAATGTCAAAGTTTTTTAGTTTCCATTGTTATTCAACCTGTGTGCAATGTATTTCATGTACAAGCTTAAATAGTtaatttcatgtgatttaaattactTGTTGCCAAAATCTTGATAAACTGTTTTATTAGTCAATAGATTAAGTTTTTATGTGCCTTAATGTGGATTGAATAATTGTCTATGTTTTCCTAAATGGATACGCAAACAGGTGATGCGTTGCACAGTCTGCGCACCAACTTACAGGATCCTAACAATGTGTTACAGAGCTGGGACCCTACCCTTGTTAATCCTTGCACATGGTTTCATGTTACTTGCAACAATGACAACAGTGTTATAAGAGTGTAAGTATCCGTTGTCTGGTTTACCTCTGTTTTAATGAATTTGCGATTTTGCTCTCTTGTGGTGATGAGCAAGTCATAATACAGTTTGTGTTTCCATAATACTTGTCTTATTCAACCTTTCCAGTGATTTAGGAAATGCAGCTTTATCTGGTCAGTTAGTCCCACAGCTTGGCCTTTTGAAGAATTTGCAGTACTTGTAAGTCGCACTTTATGAACTATGTTTGGAATTAATTTACAAATTTAGACCTGGAAAATCGGCATTAGATGTATTGGTTTTCCAGATGTTGAAGATTTTGCATGTTACCTCTAGAATTTGCTGCATGGAAATACCATGGACGTCTTGCATATTAACGTCCGCATAAAAACAAAGCTGCCGCAAGTGGAAAAGCGAGCAGAGAACACGTTCTCCTCTCGTTTCACGTGGCGTTGTTGTCGGTAGCGCGGTTTGTTAATGTGTTCCCTAAACAACAAAAAATTGTTCGTGTACATAATAAAAGATTTAAATGTGCGTGTTTCACATTACATAGTATTTACTCcctccgttcacttttacttgcTCAGTATTccaaaatagattttcatttttacttgtcacttttaacATATCAAGAAATCACcctttttttccatgttttacccttagcattaattacTTACTCCCAAAATCACTTTCCAAGACTTAACACTGAGCATCAATTAATGCGGGCATGATGGTAAAATACTCATATCAATTATTGTTTCTTAAGGGATGTGCAAAGTCCAAAGaggacaagtaaaagtgaacggagTAGTGAATTAAGAAACTTGGATACTTGGATTTAGACTAACAATGAATTAACTTATGTGGCAAAGTAGTGTCTGTAATTACTTGTAAAAATTACTTGAACTTAAATTTCTGTCATATACTCCCCTATCAAAAGAGAAGTCGTTaactcttttattgactcttaaaCAGAGTTGCAGTCTTGATATCATTATGAATGTCAGTACCCCCGAGCACGTCTTGATATCATTATGAATGTCAGTACCCCCGAGCACTCTTAATTTGGAATGGCAAACTTCAACTCATTGCAAATTCTTTATTCCCTCTTTCTTGTCCCAGGTAGCGTCTAATCATATGATTTAGGATGATGGAATAGGATCAAAGAAAAACTATCGAAAACAAGCCGATtaaaaaagtaaagcataacctaGACCGTAAAAGAGGAAAATTGGCTTGAGGGTTGTTAAGTATCTTGGAGAAAAAGATCTGAAGTTTTCTGGTCATACAGCAGATGCTAATGCATTTTTTACCAAGAGTCATGGTTCAATTAAGCATAGATTTTGTAATAGTATTCAGCTTTGTTTGAAGTTTGATAATATGGGTATTCAATGTGCCAATAGTCATATTCCGTCTCAAATTGGTTTTCGGAGTTCTTATTGTAACCCCTCCTGATCTTTTGAAATTGCAACTGTTTGGAAGTTCATAGCGATAGTAAGTGCGTGTGCACCAGGTGAAGCTGGGGATTACATGATGTAGCCCTATGCATCAGACAATGTGTTAATGATGGGAGAGCTAGCGATTGCTTCGTTCTTCTCACACTTCCTACGAATGCCTAGATTCACTTGAGGCTTGTGCAGTACATGTATCTAAGTATTTTCCAAGTGTATGCATGTGACAATCACATCAAGAATGCTGATGGAATTTAATGACGTCTAGGCATACACATTGTTTAGAACTGTTAATATAATGACAAGACATTAATTTATTGTCGATAAGGTATAAAGATCGTACGAAATGTTTGATGAGGTGATCATTTGAAGCACATGGAATGACAGGTTTTTATCAAGCAAAATACTTGTTACTTACCAAATATAAGAAGATTCCCCCATGACACACATTGGCAACTAGTTATCATTATTAGCTTGGATCACCTAttcctttctcatttttttgacttttaactATGGCTTGATGCCAATTTTGATGAATGAGATTCTGCATCACTATCTTGGTTGTTCCATTAGCCTAGGGatgtcaacaacaacaacttttACCCATTGGAACCTAGGGATGTCATTGTTATTGATATATGGAACTGATTCTATGGTTTGCTTTTCACAGGGAGCTTTACAGCAATAACATAAGTGGTCCAATACCGAGTGATCTTGGAAATTTGACTAATCTGGTCAGCTTGGATCTCTACTTGAACGTCTTCACCGGTCCCATCCCGACTTCCTTGGGCAAGCTGTCGAAATTGAGATTCCTGTATGTATTTTATATCCTATATTAGATTTGTGTGGATATTGTAGTGTCATATGTGTATGTATCGAATCAACCAAGAGTGATGACCTACTCTTGCTGGTGTGTTGAGAAAGGAATTGCTGGTGTGTTGAGAAAGGAAAGGATGTCTGAATTCTTCTCTAGGTTCCACTTCCACATAAAGACGACCTCTATTAGCATTAGGTTCCGCATCAAGTATTGATGGTAGAAGGTGTTTGAGGACTTTATGGGTTTGATATCATTCATTAAACAGATCTTACATATAAGTCTTTTAATTTTCTCCCTTTATTCTAATCCTTATCCAAAGGAAAAGAATAGAAGCCTATGCATTTTCTGATATTTGGGCCTGGTATTATAAAATTATGGTAGGAGTTTAGTAATTGGTGTTTTATTTTCTCCCTTTGTTGTGATCCCCAtctaaaagagaaaagaaagtttAGAAGCCTATGTTTCATCTTTGCATCTTTCACTGCTGAAGTTTCTCTTGCTTAATGCTCCACAAACTTCTTTTGGCTAGACTGTCTAAGAAGTGTTCCAAATTGGTTCTATTATGCAGACTCAGCATGTAACTTCATTAGCTAACTAATTTTTGGCACTGACTATAGAACTATTGCAGTATTGCCAATGACAACTGATATAGGTGTTTCAAGTTTCTGTTTGTCGcggggtgggtggggtggggtgggggatgTTTTTGATGTTCTTTATTGTGGCTCTGAACTGAATACTTCATTTTCCTGTTGAAGTGCCTGTTCTGGCTTAAAGTACCATAATGTTTTATATCcacatataaataatatattaagaTGATTCagtttttatccattttttcctGCGTTATTCTCCCATTATTTACTTGTAGCAAAACTGAAGCTCATTCCTGCACACCTTTGTGATTTTTTTGCGAGGATAGTCGGCTCAACAATAATAGCTTGTCTGGTGACATCCCAATGTCACTGACTAATATCTCATCACTACAAGTGTTGTAAGTACACTAGCTGTTTGTGACTTAGATTATTCTCTCTATCTTCCATATCTTTTCATTCATTTCCTTCTCCTTCTAATGCATATACAGATGTACTCATACTCAATTCTTGTCTCATCTGTGTATAGGGATCTGTCAAACAACCGTCTCTCAGGTGCTGTTCCAGATAATGGTTCCTTTTCTCTATTCACACCTATCAGGTATATTTCATGTAAGGTGGTTCACTACCCAACTGGCTGGTGTTTTTAGCATGCTGCTATGTGCTaatatattttcttgaattttcagttTTGCAAATAATCTGGATCTTTGTGGGCCTGTAACTGGACGTCCTTGCCCAGGATCTCCTCCATTCTCTCCTCCACCTCCATTTGTTCCACCACCGCCAATTTCTACTCCAGGTGGTTCTCTAAAttggtgtggataaattattttcgttttctttttgCTTGTTTGAGTGTGGTGATTTTAGTTGGTCCATCCATCTTTCCTCTCTTAATTTTTCCTAATAAAATTTGTGCTATAGAAGTACTGACAAGAAGGGGCAGAAAAGGAAAAGCCACTTTTGCTAGTCAGGCATTTTGGTTAAGTAATTGTTATGGGACACTGGGATGCACGAGACTACATTTAGTCTCTAAGCATTCTGTTGTTTACGTCGAATATTTGAGGGTCTTACGGCGTAACATGCGTGTAATAAACTTTTGATCTGCGCAAGAGATGCAAATTTTGTGTGCTATCTTGAAAATGCAGGGCCAACAATTTTTGGTAGAAAAAGGTATAGATAATGTCTGAACGAAATTAATCACATTTATGCCAGAACTTGTGAAGATTTTCTTTTCTGTGTAAAAAACTGAAAGGGCAGTTAGGTGCACTAAAGTTCCCGCTATGCGCGGGGTCTTTGATGTGTAAAACCTGTCCTGGAAATTAGATCCGAATGACCGATCCAAAATTTTGTCCGCTATGGTTTTGAAGTAGTTTGATGATGAAGGGCCAAAATTGTGTGTTAAAAATGATCTGGATCATGTGAAGAATCTTTATCAAATTTATGGGAACTTCAGGAGGAAATGGTGCAACTGGAGCAATTGCCGGAGGTGTAGCTGCTGGTGCTGCTCTACTATTTGCGGCTCCTGCCATTGCATTTGCCTGGTGGCGCCGTAGAAAGCCAcaagaatttttctttgatgtACCAGGTTAGCAGTTTACGATTTCCAACTATAAGTCCATAACTTCTGCTTACTCCCTCTTGTGTTTTTGGTTTCtctttcatgttttatttttttggttccaTAATTACTGTCTTTGCTTAAATTATTGCAGCTGAAGAAGATCCGGAAGTTCACCTAGGTCAACTGAAAAGGTTCTCCCTTCGAGAGCTACAAGTTGCAACCGACAGTTTTAGCAATAAAAACATTCTGGGTCGAGGTGGATTTGGTAAGGTATACAAAGGACGCTTAGCTGATGGATCATTGGTGGCTGTTAAGCGGCTAAAGGAGGAGCGTACTCCTGGAGGGGAGTTGCAGTTTCAAACAGAAGTTGAGATGATTAGCATGGCAGTGCATAGGAATCTTCTACGATTGCGTGGCTTCTGCATGACACCAACTGAAAGGCTGCTTGTCTACCCCTACATGGCCAATGGAAGTGTTGCATCATGCCTGAGAGGTAATGCCTTCTGAAATCTATTACCTTAATATACTTGGATGTTCTCACCTTTAATTTGGAGGGTACTATAACATAATAGACTCAACACTCTATCTGCCATAATTTAATTCTTTCTAATACTCCAATAGGTATGTTATTCCTGTAAATTGGTAaaaggtaggaaataaaataaattattatttaattctcttgacaaaataatttattttatcagaGCGACCACCATCTGAACCGCCACTTGATTGGCCAACACGAAAATGCATCGCTTTGGGTTCTGCCAGGGGATTATCATATTTGCATGATCATTGTGACCCTAAGATTATCCATCGTGATGTGAAAGCTGCAAATATATTGCTAGATGAAGAATTTGAGGCTGTTGTAGGAGACTTTGGTTTGGCTAAACTTATGGACTACAAGGATACACATGTTACTACTGCTGTGCGTGGTACAATTGGGCATATAGCTCCAGAATACCTGTCCACAGGGAAATCTTCAGAAAAGACTGATGTTTTTGGATATGGGATAATGCTTCTGGAGCTAATCACCGGCCAACGTGCTTTTGATCTTGCTCGGCTTGCAAATGATGACGATGTCATGTTGCTCGACTGGGTATGTTGTCATGCTTTCTTTACATGAACATGACACGAGTATCATAATATGCTCGTTTCTTTTTATCTGTACATCACAACACTAGCTTATTAATTAAGTGAATCTATCTGTCTTTAGCAGGAATCTTTATGTCTATGATCTGAGAGTTAACGTTAATCTTGTTGAATTTCTTGTTTCAGGTGAAAGGACTCCTTAAAGAGAAGAAATTGGAAATGCTGGTTGACCCTGATCTTCAGAACAAATACGTGGAGGCTGAGGTGGAGCAACTGATCCAGGTAGCATTGCTTTGTACTCAAAGCAACCCAATGGATCGGCCCAAGATGTCGGAGGTGGTGAGAATGCTTGAAGGCGATGGCTTGGCTGAAAGATGGGATGAGTGGCAGAAGGTAGAAGTTCTACGGCAGGAGGTGGAACTTGCACCACATCCTGGTTCTGATTGGATAGTTGACTCAACAGAGAATTTACACGCAGTTGAATTATCGGGTCCAAGGTGACCGTACTACCCAAGTAAAGAAAAACAAATCTTAGGAGCTCTTATTTTTGTTGACCTTGTCAAAGTTTTTCTTGTGGAACTTTTAAGTAAAATCACCAGTTGTAAGTTTATGAAGTGTATGTTACATTGTGCATAAGAATTTGTACTAATAGGAATTCTAAA
Proteins encoded in this window:
- the LOC107867591 gene encoding somatic embryogenesis receptor kinase 2, with product MFVYLMVKVMEKEALVSLLVWLILIVHPFKLICGNMEGDALHSLRTNLQDPNNVLQSWDPTLVNPCTWFHVTCNNDNSVIRVDLGNAALSGQLVPQLGLLKNLQYLELYSNNISGPIPSDLGNLTNLVSLDLYLNVFTGPIPTSLGKLSKLRFLRLNNNSLSGDIPMSLTNISSLQVLDLSNNRLSGAVPDNGSFSLFTPISFANNLDLCGPVTGRPCPGSPPFSPPPPFVPPPPISTPGGNGATGAIAGGVAAGAALLFAAPAIAFAWWRRRKPQEFFFDVPAEEDPEVHLGQLKRFSLRELQVATDSFSNKNILGRGGFGKVYKGRLADGSLVAVKRLKEERTPGGELQFQTEVEMISMAVHRNLLRLRGFCMTPTERLLVYPYMANGSVASCLRERPPSEPPLDWPTRKCIALGSARGLSYLHDHCDPKIIHRDVKAANILLDEEFEAVVGDFGLAKLMDYKDTHVTTAVRGTIGHIAPEYLSTGKSSEKTDVFGYGIMLLELITGQRAFDLARLANDDDVMLLDWVKGLLKEKKLEMLVDPDLQNKYVEAEVEQLIQVALLCTQSNPMDRPKMSEVVRMLEGDGLAERWDEWQKVEVLRQEVELAPHPGSDWIVDSTENLHAVELSGPR